A genomic window from Salvia miltiorrhiza cultivar Shanhuang (shh) chromosome 5, IMPLAD_Smil_shh, whole genome shotgun sequence includes:
- the LOC130986107 gene encoding probable amino acid permease 7 isoform X2 produces the protein MGASDDRNEEPIPLLQLGLPSPLPMAVDDDDDLFKSDETVNSSDHKRTGNTWTASAHIITGVIGSGVLSLAWSMAQLGWIWGPLLMLLFAAVTLLSSFLICNCYRSPDPDYGPTRNRSYVAAVQCNLGKKNAWICGLLIQMNLYGTGVAYTITTALCLRAIERSKCDKENGSGASCDSGNGWYMLLFGVVQIFMSQIPDFHSMVWVSIAAAIMSFAYSSIALGLGAAKVVGNRAIQGSLVGVSTSTAMQKVWRVSQAVGDVAFAYPYTMIVLEIQDTLKSPPSERKTMKKASAVSICITTFFYLSCGGFGYAAFGDETPGDLLTGFGDFGPRWLINFANACVVLHLIGGYQDGVRGIDDGSSDDVSLL, from the exons ATGGGAGCATCAGATGATAGGAATGAAGAGCCAATCCCATTATTGCAATTAGGACTGCCATCGCCGCTTCCTATGGCTGTGGATGACGACGACGACTTGTTCAAATCCGACGAAACAGTCAACTCTTCCGATCATAAAAGAACTG GGAATACATGGACCGCGTCGGCGCATATCATAACGGGAGTGATAGGGTCCGGCGTGCTGTCGCTGGCATGGAGCATGGCGCAGTTGGGCTGGATCTGGGGCCCTCTTTTGATGCTGCTTTTCGCCGCTGTTACGTTGctttcttccttcctcatctgCAACTGCTACAGATCTCCCGATCCTGACTATGGCCCTACCAGGAATAGATCTTACGTTGCTGCTGTTCAATGTAACTTAG GGAAGAAGAATGCTTGGATATGTGGACTGCTTATACAGATGAATCTCTACGGAACAGGAGTTGCGTATACTATTACTACTGCTCTCTGCTTGAG AGCAATAGAGAGATCAAAGTGTGACAAGGAGAATGGATCTGGTGCTTCATGTGATTCAGGAAATGGATGGTACATGCTGTTATTTGGAGTAGTTCAAATCTTCATGTCACAGATTCCTGATTTCCATAGCATGGTGTGGGTGTCCATAGCTGCTGCAATCATGTCTTTTGCGTATTCCTCAATCGCTTTGGGGCTCGGAGCAGCAAAAGTTGTAG GAAATAGGGCAATCCAGGGCAGCCTAGTTGGAGTTTCGACTTCCACTGCAATGCAGAAAGTATGGCGAGTTTCTCAAGCAGTTGGTGACGTTGCATTTGCCTATCCATACACCATGATCGTACTCGAAATACAG GATACTCTGAAATCCCCTCCATCGGAGAGAAAGACCATGAAGAAGGCATCAGCTGTTTCAATCTGCATCACCACATTCTTCTATCTGAGCTGTGGAGGCTTTGGTTATGCAGCCTTTGGAGACGAGACGCCTGGTGATCTCCTGACAGGTTTCGGGGACTTCGGGCCCCGCTGGCTCATCAACTTCGCCAACGCCTGCGTGGTTCTTCACTTGATTGGAGGGTACCAG GACGGCGTACGTGGCATCGACGACGGGAGTAGCGATGATGTTTCCTTACTTTAA
- the LOC130986107 gene encoding probable amino acid permease 7 isoform X4 produces MLLFGVVQIFMSQIPDFHSMVWVSIAAAIMSFAYSSIALGLGAAKVVGNRAIQGSLVGVSTSTAMQKVWRVSQAVGDVAFAYPYTMIVLEIQDTLKSPPSERKTMKKASAVSICITTFFYLSCGGFGYAAFGDETPGDLLTGFGDFGPRWLINFANACVVLHLIGGYQVYSQPLFAMADKWMADQFPRSSFVATNHIVKLPLLPPLSLNVQRLVFRTAYVASTTGVAMMFPYFNQVLGVLGTINFWPLSIYFPVEMWLRQNKVSPWSKMWTIFRSFSAVCFFVTVYIFAGSIQGILAARFS; encoded by the exons ATGCTGTTATTTGGAGTAGTTCAAATCTTCATGTCACAGATTCCTGATTTCCATAGCATGGTGTGGGTGTCCATAGCTGCTGCAATCATGTCTTTTGCGTATTCCTCAATCGCTTTGGGGCTCGGAGCAGCAAAAGTTGTAG GAAATAGGGCAATCCAGGGCAGCCTAGTTGGAGTTTCGACTTCCACTGCAATGCAGAAAGTATGGCGAGTTTCTCAAGCAGTTGGTGACGTTGCATTTGCCTATCCATACACCATGATCGTACTCGAAATACAG GATACTCTGAAATCCCCTCCATCGGAGAGAAAGACCATGAAGAAGGCATCAGCTGTTTCAATCTGCATCACCACATTCTTCTATCTGAGCTGTGGAGGCTTTGGTTATGCAGCCTTTGGAGACGAGACGCCTGGTGATCTCCTGACAGGTTTCGGGGACTTCGGGCCCCGCTGGCTCATCAACTTCGCCAACGCCTGCGTGGTTCTTCACTTGATTGGAGGGTACCAGGTATATTCTCAACCATTGTTTGCAATGGCGGATAAATGGATGGCTGATCAGTTTCCGAGAAGCTCATTTGTCGCCACAAACCACATTGTGAAGCTGCCACTGCTGCCGCCCTTGAGCTTAAATGTGCAGAGGCTGGTTTTCAGGACGGCGTACGTGGCATCGACGACGGGAGTAGCGATGATGTTTCCTTACTTTAACCAGGTGTTAGGAGTGCTAGGAACCATAAACTTTTGGCCCTTGTCCATATATTTTCCGGTGGAAATGTGGCTAAGGCAGAATAAGGTTAGTCCATGGTCCAAAATGTGGACCATTTTCAGGAGTTTTAGTGCAGTTTGCTTTTTTGTAACTGTATATATTTTTGCTGGATCCATTCAAGGAATCTTGGCTGCTCGTTTTAGCTAG
- the LOC130986107 gene encoding probable amino acid permease 7 isoform X3 yields MNGRSLCITGKKNAWICGLLIQMNLYGTGVAYTITTALCLRAIERSKCDKENGSGASCDSGNGWYMLLFGVVQIFMSQIPDFHSMVWVSIAAAIMSFAYSSIALGLGAAKVVGNRAIQGSLVGVSTSTAMQKVWRVSQAVGDVAFAYPYTMIVLEIQDTLKSPPSERKTMKKASAVSICITTFFYLSCGGFGYAAFGDETPGDLLTGFGDFGPRWLINFANACVVLHLIGGYQVYSQPLFAMADKWMADQFPRSSFVATNHIVKLPLLPPLSLNVQRLVFRTAYVASTTGVAMMFPYFNQVLGVLGTINFWPLSIYFPVEMWLRQNKVSPWSKMWTIFRSFSAVCFFVTVYIFAGSIQGILAARFS; encoded by the exons ATGAATGGTAGGAGTCTATGCATTACAGGGAAGAAGAATGCTTGGATATGTGGACTGCTTATACAGATGAATCTCTACGGAACAGGAGTTGCGTATACTATTACTACTGCTCTCTGCTTGAG AGCAATAGAGAGATCAAAGTGTGACAAGGAGAATGGATCTGGTGCTTCATGTGATTCAGGAAATGGATGGTACATGCTGTTATTTGGAGTAGTTCAAATCTTCATGTCACAGATTCCTGATTTCCATAGCATGGTGTGGGTGTCCATAGCTGCTGCAATCATGTCTTTTGCGTATTCCTCAATCGCTTTGGGGCTCGGAGCAGCAAAAGTTGTAG GAAATAGGGCAATCCAGGGCAGCCTAGTTGGAGTTTCGACTTCCACTGCAATGCAGAAAGTATGGCGAGTTTCTCAAGCAGTTGGTGACGTTGCATTTGCCTATCCATACACCATGATCGTACTCGAAATACAG GATACTCTGAAATCCCCTCCATCGGAGAGAAAGACCATGAAGAAGGCATCAGCTGTTTCAATCTGCATCACCACATTCTTCTATCTGAGCTGTGGAGGCTTTGGTTATGCAGCCTTTGGAGACGAGACGCCTGGTGATCTCCTGACAGGTTTCGGGGACTTCGGGCCCCGCTGGCTCATCAACTTCGCCAACGCCTGCGTGGTTCTTCACTTGATTGGAGGGTACCAGGTATATTCTCAACCATTGTTTGCAATGGCGGATAAATGGATGGCTGATCAGTTTCCGAGAAGCTCATTTGTCGCCACAAACCACATTGTGAAGCTGCCACTGCTGCCGCCCTTGAGCTTAAATGTGCAGAGGCTGGTTTTCAGGACGGCGTACGTGGCATCGACGACGGGAGTAGCGATGATGTTTCCTTACTTTAACCAGGTGTTAGGAGTGCTAGGAACCATAAACTTTTGGCCCTTGTCCATATATTTTCCGGTGGAAATGTGGCTAAGGCAGAATAAGGTTAGTCCATGGTCCAAAATGTGGACCATTTTCAGGAGTTTTAGTGCAGTTTGCTTTTTTGTAACTGTATATATTTTTGCTGGATCCATTCAAGGAATCTTGGCTGCTCGTTTTAGCTAG
- the LOC130986107 gene encoding probable amino acid permease 7 isoform X1 — translation MGASDDRNEEPIPLLQLGLPSPLPMAVDDDDDLFKSDETVNSSDHKRTGNTWTASAHIITGVIGSGVLSLAWSMAQLGWIWGPLLMLLFAAVTLLSSFLICNCYRSPDPDYGPTRNRSYVAAVQCNLGKKNAWICGLLIQMNLYGTGVAYTITTALCLRAIERSKCDKENGSGASCDSGNGWYMLLFGVVQIFMSQIPDFHSMVWVSIAAAIMSFAYSSIALGLGAAKVVGNRAIQGSLVGVSTSTAMQKVWRVSQAVGDVAFAYPYTMIVLEIQDTLKSPPSERKTMKKASAVSICITTFFYLSCGGFGYAAFGDETPGDLLTGFGDFGPRWLINFANACVVLHLIGGYQVYSQPLFAMADKWMADQFPRSSFVATNHIVKLPLLPPLSLNVQRLVFRTAYVASTTGVAMMFPYFNQVLGVLGTINFWPLSIYFPVEMWLRQNKVSPWSKMWTIFRSFSAVCFFVTVYIFAGSIQGILAARFS, via the exons ATGGGAGCATCAGATGATAGGAATGAAGAGCCAATCCCATTATTGCAATTAGGACTGCCATCGCCGCTTCCTATGGCTGTGGATGACGACGACGACTTGTTCAAATCCGACGAAACAGTCAACTCTTCCGATCATAAAAGAACTG GGAATACATGGACCGCGTCGGCGCATATCATAACGGGAGTGATAGGGTCCGGCGTGCTGTCGCTGGCATGGAGCATGGCGCAGTTGGGCTGGATCTGGGGCCCTCTTTTGATGCTGCTTTTCGCCGCTGTTACGTTGctttcttccttcctcatctgCAACTGCTACAGATCTCCCGATCCTGACTATGGCCCTACCAGGAATAGATCTTACGTTGCTGCTGTTCAATGTAACTTAG GGAAGAAGAATGCTTGGATATGTGGACTGCTTATACAGATGAATCTCTACGGAACAGGAGTTGCGTATACTATTACTACTGCTCTCTGCTTGAG AGCAATAGAGAGATCAAAGTGTGACAAGGAGAATGGATCTGGTGCTTCATGTGATTCAGGAAATGGATGGTACATGCTGTTATTTGGAGTAGTTCAAATCTTCATGTCACAGATTCCTGATTTCCATAGCATGGTGTGGGTGTCCATAGCTGCTGCAATCATGTCTTTTGCGTATTCCTCAATCGCTTTGGGGCTCGGAGCAGCAAAAGTTGTAG GAAATAGGGCAATCCAGGGCAGCCTAGTTGGAGTTTCGACTTCCACTGCAATGCAGAAAGTATGGCGAGTTTCTCAAGCAGTTGGTGACGTTGCATTTGCCTATCCATACACCATGATCGTACTCGAAATACAG GATACTCTGAAATCCCCTCCATCGGAGAGAAAGACCATGAAGAAGGCATCAGCTGTTTCAATCTGCATCACCACATTCTTCTATCTGAGCTGTGGAGGCTTTGGTTATGCAGCCTTTGGAGACGAGACGCCTGGTGATCTCCTGACAGGTTTCGGGGACTTCGGGCCCCGCTGGCTCATCAACTTCGCCAACGCCTGCGTGGTTCTTCACTTGATTGGAGGGTACCAGGTATATTCTCAACCATTGTTTGCAATGGCGGATAAATGGATGGCTGATCAGTTTCCGAGAAGCTCATTTGTCGCCACAAACCACATTGTGAAGCTGCCACTGCTGCCGCCCTTGAGCTTAAATGTGCAGAGGCTGGTTTTCAGGACGGCGTACGTGGCATCGACGACGGGAGTAGCGATGATGTTTCCTTACTTTAACCAGGTGTTAGGAGTGCTAGGAACCATAAACTTTTGGCCCTTGTCCATATATTTTCCGGTGGAAATGTGGCTAAGGCAGAATAAGGTTAGTCCATGGTCCAAAATGTGGACCATTTTCAGGAGTTTTAGTGCAGTTTGCTTTTTTGTAACTGTATATATTTTTGCTGGATCCATTCAAGGAATCTTGGCTGCTCGTTTTAGCTAG
- the LOC130986106 gene encoding probable amino acid permease 7, with protein MTFEFDEDGQNSNLLSHSSSSSPTSSSSYALMNHDHKTGTIWTALSHIITAVIGSGVLALSWSMSQLGWIAGPLTMLAFASVTLTSAFLLCHCYKSLDGLHTNASYLEAVGRILGKRSALVCGVIVQINFIKVGVVYTITSSISMRAIQMSNCYHKEGHEAACDYGTTYYILIFGMIQVIVSQIPDFRNIKWLSVIAATMSFAYATIGSALGLAKVIENREIRGDIEGVPASNTADKVWSVAQALGDLAFAFPFSVIFLNIMDTLKSSPPEKVIMKKASIIAVCITTFFYMSCGGFGYAAFGNSTPGNLLTGFGFYEPYWLIDFANACVVVHLIGGYQMFTQPLFASVEGWFVSKLPRGEVKETPSLGLFLAKLCFRIVYVGLTTSIAYVFPYFNQVVGLSGSIVFWPVVVYFPVEMYLVQKNIGPWTTKSLLLRLYCSLIFIAMVFAFLGSVQGLIAAKLSA; from the exons ATGACatttgaatttgatgaagaTGGTCAGAACTCCAATTTGTTATCccactcttcttcttcttctccaacttcatcttcatcatatGCACTTATGAACCATGACCACAAGACAG GGACGATTTGGACTGCACTTTCGCATATAATAACGGCAGTGATCGGCTCCGGTGTGCTGGCGCTGTCATGGAGCATGTCCCAGCTTGGATGGATTGCTGGCCCACTCACCATGTTGGCCTTTGCTTCAGTCACCCTTACTTCTGCCTTCCTTCTCTGCCATTGCTACAAATCTCTTGATGGCCTCCACACAAATGCCTCCTACTTGGAAGCTGTTGGGAGGATCCTAG GGAAGAGGAGCGCGTTGGTGTGTGGAGTTATTGTACAGATTAATTTCATCAAAGTAGGAGTTGTCTACACAATAACATCCTCCATCAGCATGAG AGCAATTCAAATGTCAAATTGTTACCATAAGGAAGGGCATGAAGCTGCTTGTGACTATGGAACCACTtattatatacttatatttGGGATGATTCAAGTAATAGTTTCACAGATACCCGATTTCCGTAATATCAAGTGGCTCTCTGTAATTGCGGCAACCATGTCATTTGCGTATGCTACTATCGGATCAGCACTTGGTCTGGCCAAAGTAATAG AAAACAGAGAAATAAGAGGGGACATCGAAGGAGTCCCTGCTTCTAATACTGCTGATAAAGTATGGTCAGTTGCTCAAGCACTTGGGGACCTGGCCTTTGCTTTCCCTTTTTCTGTTATCTTTTTAAATATAATG GATACCCTGAAGTCAAGTCCACCAGAAAAAGTCATAATGAAGAAGGCATCTATAATCGCAGTCTGCATCACAACTTTCTTCTACATGTCCTGTGGAGGATTCGGCTATGCAGCTTTTGGAAATTCAACTCCCGGAAACCTCTTGACTGGGTTCGGATTTTATGAACCATATTGGCTCATTGATTTTGCTAATGCATGTGTTGTTGTTCATCTTATAGGAGGGTATCAG ATGTTCACTCAGCCTCTATTCGCAAGCGTTGAGGGATGGTTTGTGAGTAAACTCCCCCGTGGTGAAGTAAAAGAAACACCGTCTCTGGGGCTGTTTCTTGCGAAGCTGTGTTTCAGGATTGTTTACGTGGGTCTCACCACAAGTATTGCATATGTGTTTCCATACTTTAACCAAGTTGTGGGGCTATCTGGATCGATCGTGTTTTGGCCTGTGGTTGTATATTTCCCAGTTGAGATGTATCTGGTGCAGAAAAACATTGGGCCTTGGACAACCAAGTCGCTCCTTCTTCGACTCTACTGCTCTCTTATCTTCATTGCCATGGTCTTCGCATTTCTTGGATCAGTGCAAGGGCTCATAGCTGCAAAGCTTTCTGCTTGA